The following proteins come from a genomic window of Peptoniphilus equinus:
- a CDS encoding alpha/beta fold hydrolase: MGNFITISDEQIYYNDVGAGPVLVLIHGNFSSSVFFTELIDRLKGTYRIIAPDLRGFGESSCHHPITHMADFAADLKAMLNYLQVQPVAVLGWSLGGVVAMELSVQMGIESTILLSAPFVGSIDDMGLYEGTYRLFQFTQAVGGLYFNPFGVMDFKRMAVDNTLATLVYGKRPEAAIYQRNLESALQVRGMDSILDALRTYRYSGRRDGRVLILHGDEDHVIHITEAQKNHHFFTNSKLVVFHHGAHALMIDDEDGIYKMLIEFLKKADM; this comes from the coding sequence ATGGGAAACTTTATCACGATTTCAGATGAACAAATTTATTATAACGATGTGGGAGCCGGACCGGTTTTAGTTCTGATCCACGGCAATTTCTCATCCTCCGTGTTTTTCACGGAGCTCATCGACCGGCTCAAAGGGACCTATCGCATTATTGCACCGGATCTTCGAGGGTTTGGAGAGAGCAGTTGTCATCATCCCATCACCCACATGGCGGATTTTGCGGCGGATCTTAAAGCGATGTTAAACTACCTTCAAGTGCAGCCTGTGGCAGTCCTTGGATGGTCTTTGGGCGGTGTGGTAGCCATGGAACTGAGTGTACAAATGGGTATTGAGAGCACGATCCTTCTGAGTGCACCTTTTGTCGGGTCTATTGATGACATGGGCTTGTATGAGGGGACCTATCGCCTTTTTCAGTTTACTCAGGCCGTGGGAGGCTTGTATTTTAACCCTTTCGGCGTCATGGATTTCAAACGCATGGCCGTGGACAATACTCTTGCGACTCTGGTCTATGGCAAGCGTCCTGAAGCAGCCATCTATCAACGGAACTTGGAGAGCGCCCTACAGGTGCGGGGCATGGACAGCATTTTAGATGCACTGCGAACGTATCGGTATAGCGGAAGACGGGACGGTCGTGTGCTCATCCTTCATGGTGATGAGGATCATGTCATTCACATCACTGAAGCTCAAAAAAACCATCACTTCTTTACCAATTCTAAGTTGGTGGTCTTTCATCACGGGGCACATGCACTGATGATTGATGACGAAGACGGTATTTACAAAATGCTTATCGAGTT